The proteins below are encoded in one region of Dasypus novemcinctus isolate mDasNov1 chromosome 13, mDasNov1.1.hap2, whole genome shotgun sequence:
- the C13H1orf43 gene encoding protein C1orf43 homolog isoform X5 yields MRFAMKSRRGPHVPVGHNAPKDLKEEIDMRLSRVQDIKYEPQLLADDDTRLLQLETQGNQNCYNYLYRMKALDAIHASEIPFHAEGRHARSLMGKNFRSYLLDLRNSSTPFKGVRKALIDTLLDGYETARYGTGVFGQSEYLRYQEALTELATAVKARSGSSQRHHQSAAKDLTQSLEVSPTTIQVTYLPSSQKSKRAKHFLELKSFKDNYNTLESTL; encoded by the exons ATGCGGTTTGCAATGAAATCTCGAAGGGGACCTCATGTCCCTGTGGGACACAATGCCCCCAAG GACTTGAAAGAAGAGATTGATATGCGACTCTCCAGGGTTCAGGATATCAAATATGAACCCCAGCTCCTTGCCGATGATGATACCAGACTGCTTCAGTTGGAAACCCAGGGAAATCAAA ATTGCTACAACTATCTGTACAGGATGAAAGCTCTGGATGCCATCCATGCCTCTG AGATCCCATTTCATGCTGAAGGCCGGCATGCTCGTTCACTAATGGGCAAGAATTTCCGTTCCTACTTGCTGGATCTTCGAAACAGTAGTACTCCTTTCAAGGGTGTGCGCAAGGCCCTAATTGATACCCTCCTGGATGGCTATGAGACAGCCCGCTATGGGACAGGG gTCTTTGGCCAGAGTGAGTACCTACGCTATCAGGAGGCCCTGACTGAGCTGGCCACTGC GGTCAAAGCACGAAGTGGGAGCTCTCAGCGACATCACCAGTCAGCAGCCAAAGACCTTACTCAGTCTCTTGAAGTTTCTCCAACAACCATCCAGGTGACATACCTCCCCTCCAGTCAGAAGAGTAAACGTGCCAAGCACTTCCTGGAATTGAAGAGCTTTAAGGACAACTATAACACATTGGAGAGTACTCTGTGA
- the CFAP141 gene encoding cilia- and flagella-associated protein 141, whose product MSAEKMILVEETFQRALELKKMVDRWQDSHTRCLWQMTLSQRRNPYATLRMQDTMLQELALANKQLLMVRQAALHQLFEKEHQEYQQELNDLGKAFYVERL is encoded by the exons ATGTCTGCGGAAAAGATGATATTAGTAGAAGAG ACTTTTCAGAGGGCTCTGGAGCTTAAGAAGATGGTTGACAG GTGGCAAGATTCACATACTCGCTGTCTGTGGCAGATGACATTAAGCCAGAGGAGAAACCCGTATGCCACCCTAAGAATGCAGGACACCATGCTACAGGAGTTGGCACTGGCCAACAAGCAACTGCTGATG GTCCGCCAGGCTGCCCTGCACCAGCTATTTGAAAAGGAGCATCAGGAGTACCAGCAGGAACTGAATGATCTGGGCAAAGCATTTTATGTGGAGAGGCTTTGA
- the C13H1orf43 gene encoding protein C1orf43 homolog isoform X4, translating into MASASSYWRSSVSPHSLLLGAIARLGHVLGGAGRRSSLPSRTPPSLGRHVFWLGLARSCPIRKWPVFVLLFIFVKRQIMRFAMKSRRGPHVPVGHNAPKDLKEEIDMRLSRVQDIKYEPQLLADDDTRLLQLETQGNQNCYNYLYRMKALDAIHASEIPFHAEGRHARSLMGKNFRSYLLDLRNSSTPFKGVRKALIDTLLDGYETARYGTGVFGQSEYLRYQEALTELATAVKARSGSSQRHHQSAAKDLTQSLEVSPTTIQVTYLPSSQKSKRAKHFLELKSFKDNYNTLESTL; encoded by the exons ATGGCCTCCGCTTCCTCTTACTGGCGTAGTTCCGTGTCTCCGCACTCGCTGCTCCTGGGTGCCATTGCCCGCCTGGGTCACGTGCTGGGGGGAGCGGGAAGACGTTCTTCCCTCCCCAGCCGCACCCCCCCTTCCCTTGGCCGCCATGTTTTCTGGCTGGGTCTGGCAAGGTCTTGCCCCATAAGGAAATGGCCG GTGTTTGTACTACTATTCATTTTTGTGAAGAGGCAAATTATGCGGTTTGCAATGAAATCTCGAAGGGGACCTCATGTCCCTGTGGGACACAATGCCCCCAAG GACTTGAAAGAAGAGATTGATATGCGACTCTCCAGGGTTCAGGATATCAAATATGAACCCCAGCTCCTTGCCGATGATGATACCAGACTGCTTCAGTTGGAAACCCAGGGAAATCAAA ATTGCTACAACTATCTGTACAGGATGAAAGCTCTGGATGCCATCCATGCCTCTG AGATCCCATTTCATGCTGAAGGCCGGCATGCTCGTTCACTAATGGGCAAGAATTTCCGTTCCTACTTGCTGGATCTTCGAAACAGTAGTACTCCTTTCAAGGGTGTGCGCAAGGCCCTAATTGATACCCTCCTGGATGGCTATGAGACAGCCCGCTATGGGACAGGG gTCTTTGGCCAGAGTGAGTACCTACGCTATCAGGAGGCCCTGACTGAGCTGGCCACTGC GGTCAAAGCACGAAGTGGGAGCTCTCAGCGACATCACCAGTCAGCAGCCAAAGACCTTACTCAGTCTCTTGAAGTTTCTCCAACAACCATCCAGGTGACATACCTCCCCTCCAGTCAGAAGAGTAAACGTGCCAAGCACTTCCTGGAATTGAAGAGCTTTAAGGACAACTATAACACATTGGAGAGTACTCTGTGA
- the C13H1orf43 gene encoding protein C1orf43 homolog isoform X1 produces the protein MASASSYWRSSVSPHSLLLGAIARLGHVLGGAGRRSSLPSRTPPSLGRHVFWLGLARSCPIRKWPVSPGEPRHCCLGGAQANEAGKRGKRQQLCAGGKAMASGSNWLSGVNVVLVMAYGSLVFVLLFIFVKRQIMRFAMKSRRGPHVPVGHNAPKDLKEEIDMRLSRVQDIKYEPQLLADDDTRLLQLETQGNQNCYNYLYRMKALDAIHASEIPFHAEGRHARSLMGKNFRSYLLDLRNSSTPFKGVRKALIDTLLDGYETARYGTGVFGQSEYLRYQEALTELATAVKARSGSSQRHHQSAAKDLTQSLEVSPTTIQVTYLPSSQKSKRAKHFLELKSFKDNYNTLESTL, from the exons ATGGCCTCCGCTTCCTCTTACTGGCGTAGTTCCGTGTCTCCGCACTCGCTGCTCCTGGGTGCCATTGCCCGCCTGGGTCACGTGCTGGGGGGAGCGGGAAGACGTTCTTCCCTCCCCAGCCGCACCCCCCCTTCCCTTGGCCGCCATGTTTTCTGGCTGGGTCTGGCAAGGTCTTGCCCCATAAGGAAATGGCCGGTGAGCCCCGGAGAACCAAGGCACTGTTGCCTCGGCGGAGCCCAGGCTAACGAAGCAGGGAAGCGGGGTAAACGACAGCAGCTCTGTGCGGGTGGGAAGGCCATGGCGTCCGGCAGTAACTGGCTGTCTGGGGTGAATGTCGTGTTGGTGATGGCCTACGGGAGCCTG GTGTTTGTACTACTATTCATTTTTGTGAAGAGGCAAATTATGCGGTTTGCAATGAAATCTCGAAGGGGACCTCATGTCCCTGTGGGACACAATGCCCCCAAG GACTTGAAAGAAGAGATTGATATGCGACTCTCCAGGGTTCAGGATATCAAATATGAACCCCAGCTCCTTGCCGATGATGATACCAGACTGCTTCAGTTGGAAACCCAGGGAAATCAAA ATTGCTACAACTATCTGTACAGGATGAAAGCTCTGGATGCCATCCATGCCTCTG AGATCCCATTTCATGCTGAAGGCCGGCATGCTCGTTCACTAATGGGCAAGAATTTCCGTTCCTACTTGCTGGATCTTCGAAACAGTAGTACTCCTTTCAAGGGTGTGCGCAAGGCCCTAATTGATACCCTCCTGGATGGCTATGAGACAGCCCGCTATGGGACAGGG gTCTTTGGCCAGAGTGAGTACCTACGCTATCAGGAGGCCCTGACTGAGCTGGCCACTGC GGTCAAAGCACGAAGTGGGAGCTCTCAGCGACATCACCAGTCAGCAGCCAAAGACCTTACTCAGTCTCTTGAAGTTTCTCCAACAACCATCCAGGTGACATACCTCCCCTCCAGTCAGAAGAGTAAACGTGCCAAGCACTTCCTGGAATTGAAGAGCTTTAAGGACAACTATAACACATTGGAGAGTACTCTGTGA
- the C13H1orf43 gene encoding protein C1orf43 homolog isoform X3 — translation MASASSYWRSSVSPHSLLLGAIARLGHVLGGAGRRSSLPSRTPPSLGRHVFWLGLARSCPIRKWPVSPGEPRHCCLGGAQANEAGKRGKRQQLCAGGKAMASGSNWLSGVNVVLVMAYGSLVFVLLFIFVKRQIMRFAMKSRRGPHVPVGHNAPKDLKEEIDMRLSRVQDIKYEPQLLADDDTRLLQLETQGNQNCYNYLYRMKALDAIHASEIPFHAEGRHARSLMGKNFRSYLLDLRNSSTPFKGVRKALIDTLLDGYETARYGTGVFGQSEYLRYQEALTELATAKILKLVQPSKRNNISSIQGFLPFEDPIVLLCLGPVKGQSTKWELSATSPVSSQRPYSVS, via the exons ATGGCCTCCGCTTCCTCTTACTGGCGTAGTTCCGTGTCTCCGCACTCGCTGCTCCTGGGTGCCATTGCCCGCCTGGGTCACGTGCTGGGGGGAGCGGGAAGACGTTCTTCCCTCCCCAGCCGCACCCCCCCTTCCCTTGGCCGCCATGTTTTCTGGCTGGGTCTGGCAAGGTCTTGCCCCATAAGGAAATGGCCGGTGAGCCCCGGAGAACCAAGGCACTGTTGCCTCGGCGGAGCCCAGGCTAACGAAGCAGGGAAGCGGGGTAAACGACAGCAGCTCTGTGCGGGTGGGAAGGCCATGGCGTCCGGCAGTAACTGGCTGTCTGGGGTGAATGTCGTGTTGGTGATGGCCTACGGGAGCCTG GTGTTTGTACTACTATTCATTTTTGTGAAGAGGCAAATTATGCGGTTTGCAATGAAATCTCGAAGGGGACCTCATGTCCCTGTGGGACACAATGCCCCCAAG GACTTGAAAGAAGAGATTGATATGCGACTCTCCAGGGTTCAGGATATCAAATATGAACCCCAGCTCCTTGCCGATGATGATACCAGACTGCTTCAGTTGGAAACCCAGGGAAATCAAA ATTGCTACAACTATCTGTACAGGATGAAAGCTCTGGATGCCATCCATGCCTCTG AGATCCCATTTCATGCTGAAGGCCGGCATGCTCGTTCACTAATGGGCAAGAATTTCCGTTCCTACTTGCTGGATCTTCGAAACAGTAGTACTCCTTTCAAGGGTGTGCGCAAGGCCCTAATTGATACCCTCCTGGATGGCTATGAGACAGCCCGCTATGGGACAGGG gTCTTTGGCCAGAGTGAGTACCTACGCTATCAGGAGGCCCTGACTGAGCTGGCCACTGC taaaatattgaaattgGTGCAGCCTAGCAAAAGGAATAACATTTCCAGTATACAGGGATTCCTCCCATTCGAAGATCccattgtccttttgtgtcttggtccagtaaaa GGTCAAAGCACGAAGTGGGAGCTCTCAGCGACATCACCAGTCAGCAGCCAAAGACCTTACTCAGTCTCTTGA
- the C13H1orf43 gene encoding protein C1orf43 homolog isoform X2: MASASSYWRSSVSPHSLLLGAIARLGHVLGGAGRRSSLPSRTPPSLGRHVFWLGLARSCPIRKWPVSPGEPRHCCLGGAQANEAGKRGKRQQLCAGGKAMASGSNWLSGVNVVLVMAYGSLVFVLLFIFVKRQIMRFAMKSRRGPHVPVGHNAPKDLKEEIDMRLSRVQDIKYEPQLLADDDTRLLQLETQGNQNCYNYLYRMKALDAIHASEIPFHAEGRHARSLMGKNFRSYLLDLRNSSTPFKGVRKALIDTLLDGYETARYGTGVFGQSEYLRYQEALTELATAKILKLVQPSKRNNISSIQGFLPFEDPIVLLCLGPVKVRGQSTKWELSATSPVSSQRPYSVS; the protein is encoded by the exons ATGGCCTCCGCTTCCTCTTACTGGCGTAGTTCCGTGTCTCCGCACTCGCTGCTCCTGGGTGCCATTGCCCGCCTGGGTCACGTGCTGGGGGGAGCGGGAAGACGTTCTTCCCTCCCCAGCCGCACCCCCCCTTCCCTTGGCCGCCATGTTTTCTGGCTGGGTCTGGCAAGGTCTTGCCCCATAAGGAAATGGCCGGTGAGCCCCGGAGAACCAAGGCACTGTTGCCTCGGCGGAGCCCAGGCTAACGAAGCAGGGAAGCGGGGTAAACGACAGCAGCTCTGTGCGGGTGGGAAGGCCATGGCGTCCGGCAGTAACTGGCTGTCTGGGGTGAATGTCGTGTTGGTGATGGCCTACGGGAGCCTG GTGTTTGTACTACTATTCATTTTTGTGAAGAGGCAAATTATGCGGTTTGCAATGAAATCTCGAAGGGGACCTCATGTCCCTGTGGGACACAATGCCCCCAAG GACTTGAAAGAAGAGATTGATATGCGACTCTCCAGGGTTCAGGATATCAAATATGAACCCCAGCTCCTTGCCGATGATGATACCAGACTGCTTCAGTTGGAAACCCAGGGAAATCAAA ATTGCTACAACTATCTGTACAGGATGAAAGCTCTGGATGCCATCCATGCCTCTG AGATCCCATTTCATGCTGAAGGCCGGCATGCTCGTTCACTAATGGGCAAGAATTTCCGTTCCTACTTGCTGGATCTTCGAAACAGTAGTACTCCTTTCAAGGGTGTGCGCAAGGCCCTAATTGATACCCTCCTGGATGGCTATGAGACAGCCCGCTATGGGACAGGG gTCTTTGGCCAGAGTGAGTACCTACGCTATCAGGAGGCCCTGACTGAGCTGGCCACTGC taaaatattgaaattgGTGCAGCCTAGCAAAAGGAATAACATTTCCAGTATACAGGGATTCCTCCCATTCGAAGATCccattgtccttttgtgtcttggtccagtaaaagtaaga GGTCAAAGCACGAAGTGGGAGCTCTCAGCGACATCACCAGTCAGCAGCCAAAGACCTTACTCAGTCTCTTGA